The proteins below are encoded in one region of Streptomyces roseirectus:
- the aroC gene encoding chorismate synthase yields the protein MSRLRWLTAGESHGPALVATLEGLPAGVPITTEMVADHLARRRLGYGRGARMKFEQDEVTFLGGVRHGLTMGSPVAVMVGNTEWPKWEKVMAADPVDPAELADSARNAPLTRPRPGHADLAGMQKYGFDEARPILERASARETAARVALGAVARSYLKETAGIEIVSHVVELAAAKAPYGVYPTPADVEKLDADPVRCLDADASKAMVAEIDQAHKDGDTLGGVVEVLAYDVPVGLGSHVHWDRRLDARLAAALMGIQAIKGVEVGDGFDLARVPGSKAHDEIVSTPEGIRRVTGRSGGTEGGLTTGELLRVRAAMKPIATVPRALRTVDVVTGEATQAHHQRSDVCAVPAAGIVAEAMVALVLADAVAEKFGGDNVVETRRNVRSYLDSLTIR from the coding sequence TTGAGCAGGCTGCGTTGGCTGACCGCGGGGGAGTCCCACGGCCCCGCACTCGTCGCCACGCTGGAGGGTCTTCCCGCCGGCGTGCCGATCACCACGGAGATGGTCGCCGACCATCTCGCGCGGCGTCGGCTCGGCTATGGCCGGGGTGCGCGGATGAAGTTCGAGCAGGACGAGGTCACCTTCCTGGGCGGCGTCCGGCACGGCCTGACGATGGGCTCGCCGGTCGCGGTCATGGTGGGCAACACCGAGTGGCCGAAGTGGGAGAAGGTCATGGCGGCCGACCCCGTCGACCCCGCCGAGCTGGCCGACTCCGCCCGCAACGCCCCGCTGACCCGCCCCCGCCCCGGCCACGCCGACCTCGCCGGCATGCAGAAGTACGGCTTCGACGAGGCCCGCCCGATCCTGGAGCGCGCCTCCGCCCGCGAGACCGCCGCCCGCGTCGCGCTCGGCGCCGTCGCCCGCTCCTACCTCAAGGAGACGGCCGGCATCGAGATCGTCAGCCACGTCGTCGAACTGGCCGCCGCGAAGGCCCCCTACGGCGTCTACCCGACCCCGGCGGACGTCGAGAAGCTGGACGCCGACCCGGTGCGCTGCCTGGACGCCGACGCGTCGAAGGCGATGGTCGCCGAGATCGACCAGGCCCACAAGGACGGCGACACCCTCGGCGGCGTCGTCGAGGTCCTGGCGTACGACGTCCCGGTCGGCCTCGGCTCGCACGTCCACTGGGACCGCCGGCTCGACGCGCGCCTCGCCGCCGCGCTCATGGGCATCCAGGCCATCAAGGGCGTCGAGGTCGGCGACGGCTTCGACCTCGCCCGCGTCCCGGGCTCGAAGGCCCACGACGAGATCGTCTCCACCCCCGAGGGCATCCGCCGCGTCACCGGCCGCTCCGGCGGCACCGAGGGCGGTCTGACGACCGGCGAACTGCTGCGCGTCCGCGCCGCGATGAAGCCGATCGCGACCGTGCCCCGGGCCCTGCGTACCGTCGACGTCGTGACCGGCGAGGCCACGCAGGCCCACCACCAGCGCTCCGACGTCTGTGCCGTCCCGGCCGCCGGGATCGTCGCCGAGGCGATGGTCGCGCTGGTTCTCGCGGACGCGGTCGCGGAGAAGTTCGGCGGGGACAACGTCGTCGAGACGCGTCGCAACGTCCGCTCGTACCTCGACAGCCTGACGATCCGATGA
- a CDS encoding replication-associated recombination protein A, translated as MEPDLFTAAAEDRQEKDPTKSPLAVRMRPRTLDEVAGQQHLLKPGSPLRRLVGEGAGGPAGASSVILWGPPGTGKTTLAYVVSKATNKRFVELSAITAGVKEVRAVIDGARRASGGYGKETVLFLDEIHRFSKAQQDSLLPAVENRWVTLIAATTENPYFSVISPLLSRSLLLTLEPLTDDDLRGLLRRAVTDDRGLKNAVTLPEDTEDHLLRIAGGDARRALTALEAAAGAALDQGETEITLATLEQTVDRAAVKYDRDGDQHYDVASALIKSIRGSDVDAALHYLARMIEAGEDPRFIARRLMISASEDIGLADPGALPIAVAAAQAVAMIGFPEAALTLSHATIALALAPKSNAATTAIGAALEDVRKGLAGPVPTHLRDGHYKGAAKLGHAQGYVYPHDLPEGIAEQQYAPDQIKDREYYTPTRHGAEARYADAVEWTRKHLGRKRS; from the coding sequence CCGCCAGGAGAAGGACCCGACCAAAAGCCCCCTGGCGGTCCGGATGCGCCCGCGCACGCTCGACGAGGTCGCGGGCCAGCAGCATCTCCTGAAACCCGGCTCGCCCCTGCGCCGCCTGGTCGGCGAGGGCGCGGGCGGGCCCGCCGGAGCCTCCTCGGTGATCCTCTGGGGCCCGCCGGGCACGGGCAAGACCACCCTCGCGTACGTCGTCTCCAAGGCCACCAACAAGCGGTTCGTGGAGCTGTCCGCGATCACCGCGGGCGTCAAGGAGGTCCGCGCGGTCATCGACGGCGCGCGCCGGGCCAGCGGCGGCTACGGCAAGGAGACCGTCCTCTTCCTCGACGAGATCCACCGCTTCAGCAAGGCCCAGCAGGACTCCCTCCTCCCGGCCGTCGAGAACCGCTGGGTCACCCTCATCGCCGCGACCACCGAGAACCCCTACTTCTCGGTCATCTCCCCCCTCCTGTCCCGCTCCCTCCTCCTCACCCTCGAACCCCTCACGGACGACGACCTGCGCGGCCTGCTCCGCAGGGCCGTCACCGACGACCGCGGCCTCAAGAACGCCGTCACCCTCCCCGAGGACACCGAGGACCACCTCCTGCGCATCGCCGGCGGCGACGCCCGCCGCGCCCTCACCGCCCTCGAAGCCGCCGCCGGCGCCGCCCTCGACCAGGGCGAGACCGAGATCACCCTCGCCACCCTGGAACAGACCGTCGACCGCGCGGCCGTCAAGTACGACCGCGACGGCGACCAGCACTACGACGTCGCCAGCGCCCTCATCAAGTCCATCCGGGGCTCCGACGTCGACGCCGCCCTGCACTACCTCGCCCGCATGATCGAGGCCGGCGAGGACCCCCGCTTCATCGCCCGCCGTCTGATGATCTCCGCCAGCGAGGACATCGGCCTCGCGGACCCGGGCGCCCTGCCCATAGCCGTCGCCGCCGCGCAGGCCGTCGCCATGATCGGCTTCCCCGAGGCCGCCCTCACCCTCAGCCACGCCACCATCGCCCTCGCGCTCGCCCCCAAGTCCAACGCGGCGACGACCGCGATCGGCGCCGCCCTGGAGGACGTCCGCAAGGGCCTGGCCGGACCGGTGCCGACGCATCTGCGCGACGGGCACTACAAGGGCGCCGCCAAGCTGGGGCACGCGCAGGGGTACGTCTACCCGCACGACCTCCCCGAGGGCATCGCCGAGCAGCAGTACGCCCCGGACCAGATCAAGGACCGCGAGTACTACACCCCGACGAGACACGGCGCGGAGGCGCGGTACGCGGACGCCGTCGAGTGGACCAGGAAGCACCTCGGTCGCAAGCGGTCCTGA
- the mltG gene encoding endolytic transglycosylase MltG, with amino-acid sequence MTEYGRGPGPAPWHPEDPLYGDGGWEGQQAPMGHQPAYGGQQQYPQEPQHQQAAYHGWSDGGQQAGYGQQPSYGQQPSYDQQFDQYGNPVHPQYDQQQYAHHNQPQGYHQGGWDGSGSAAQMPYAADPGDPYGQQPAAYGAEQPDFYGTQDAYPPPEPPARRREPDPEPEYEPEPEPAGGVLPEPDAEEAVAATAAEERGRRGGKGDSGKKKRRNGFACLVVVLVFGGGLAGVTYFGMQFYEDRYGSAPDYAGDGTSETVSITVPKGAGGAQIGRLLKAEGVVKSVDAFVSAFTQNAKSGTIQAGSYVLNKEMSAKAAVAMMLDPKSQNNLIIAEGTRNVAVYAQIDKRLDLSAGTTANVAKEKYKDLGLPDWALDHPEVKDPLEGFLYPSRYAIAKNDKPETLLKEMVTRASQKYAQLGLEKEADRLGLDGPWQLLTVASLVQAEGISHDDFRKMAEVVYNRLKPGNPQTYGSVEFDSSYNYIKNQSKIDLTIAELKRFKNPYNTYYVKGLPPGPIDNPGDDALRGALNPTKDGWYYFISMDGKTSQFTKTLAEHEELVREFNKTRQG; translated from the coding sequence ATGACTGAGTATGGCCGGGGCCCAGGCCCCGCACCGTGGCATCCGGAGGACCCGTTGTACGGGGACGGCGGATGGGAAGGGCAGCAGGCGCCCATGGGGCACCAGCCTGCCTACGGGGGCCAGCAGCAGTACCCGCAGGAGCCGCAGCACCAGCAGGCGGCCTACCACGGCTGGTCGGACGGCGGCCAGCAGGCCGGCTACGGCCAGCAGCCCTCGTACGGTCAACAGCCGTCGTACGACCAGCAGTTCGACCAGTACGGGAACCCCGTCCACCCCCAGTACGACCAGCAGCAGTACGCCCACCACAACCAGCCGCAGGGCTACCACCAGGGCGGCTGGGACGGCAGCGGCAGCGCCGCGCAGATGCCCTACGCGGCCGACCCCGGCGACCCCTACGGCCAGCAGCCCGCCGCGTACGGCGCCGAACAGCCCGACTTCTACGGCACCCAGGACGCCTACCCGCCCCCGGAGCCCCCGGCCCGCCGCCGCGAACCCGACCCGGAACCGGAGTACGAGCCCGAACCGGAGCCGGCCGGCGGGGTACTGCCCGAGCCGGACGCCGAGGAAGCCGTCGCCGCGACCGCCGCCGAGGAGCGCGGGCGGCGCGGCGGCAAAGGGGACTCCGGCAAGAAGAAGCGGCGCAACGGCTTCGCCTGCCTCGTCGTCGTCCTCGTCTTCGGCGGCGGTCTCGCCGGGGTCACCTACTTCGGCATGCAGTTCTACGAGGACCGCTACGGCTCGGCCCCCGACTACGCGGGCGACGGCACGAGCGAGACCGTGTCCATCACCGTTCCCAAAGGGGCGGGCGGCGCGCAGATCGGGCGGCTGCTCAAGGCCGAGGGCGTGGTCAAGAGCGTCGACGCGTTCGTCTCCGCGTTCACGCAGAACGCCAAGTCGGGCACCATCCAGGCCGGTTCGTACGTGCTCAACAAGGAGATGTCCGCCAAGGCGGCCGTCGCGATGATGCTCGACCCCAAGAGCCAGAACAACCTGATCATCGCCGAGGGCACCCGCAACGTCGCGGTCTACGCGCAGATCGACAAGCGGCTCGACCTCTCCGCGGGCACCACCGCGAACGTCGCCAAGGAGAAGTACAAGGACCTCGGGCTGCCCGACTGGGCGCTCGACCACCCCGAGGTCAAGGACCCGCTCGAAGGGTTCCTCTACCCCTCCCGGTACGCGATCGCCAAGAACGACAAGCCCGAGACGCTGCTCAAGGAGATGGTCACCCGGGCCTCGCAGAAGTACGCGCAGCTCGGCCTGGAGAAGGAGGCCGACCGGCTCGGCCTCGACGGGCCCTGGCAGTTGCTGACCGTCGCGAGCCTCGTGCAGGCCGAGGGCATCAGCCACGACGACTTCCGCAAGATGGCCGAGGTCGTCTACAACCGCCTCAAGCCCGGCAACCCCCAGACGTACGGCTCGGTGGAGTTCGACTCCAGCTACAACTACATCAAGAACCAGAGCAAGATCGACCTCACGATCGCCGAGCTCAAGCGGTTCAAGAACCCGTACAACACGTACTACGTCAAGGGCCTGCCGCCCGGCCCCATCGACAACCCGGGCGACGATGCACTGCGCGGCGCGCTCAACCCGACCAAGGACGGCTGGTACTACTTCATCTCGATGGACGGCAAGACCAGCCAGTTCACCAAGACGCTCGCCGAACACGAGGAACTGGTCCGGGAGTTCAACAAGACGCGGCAGGGCTGA
- a CDS encoding shikimate dehydrogenase, translating to MTARAAAARRAAVLGSPIEHSLSPVLHRAAYDALGLTEWSYDRFDVDEEALAGFVAGLDGTWAGLSLTMPLKRAVIPLLDEISEAAASVEAVNTVVFHEDGRKVGDNTDIPGMVAALRECGVEQVESAAILGAGATASSALAALSRVCSGEVVAYVRSEARAAEMRQWGERLDVDVRTADWSDAAEALRAPLVIATTPAGTTDALAHAVPERPATLFDVLYDPWPTELAARWSMYGGAVVSGLDLLVHQAVLQVEQMTGVHPAPLTVMRKAGEHALAAR from the coding sequence ATGACAGCTCGGGCCGCCGCAGCCCGCCGGGCCGCCGTGCTCGGTTCCCCCATCGAGCACTCCCTCTCCCCGGTGCTGCACCGCGCCGCGTACGACGCGCTGGGGCTCACGGAGTGGTCCTACGACCGGTTCGACGTCGACGAGGAGGCCCTGGCGGGCTTCGTCGCCGGGCTCGACGGGACGTGGGCGGGGCTGTCGCTGACGATGCCGCTGAAACGCGCCGTCATCCCGCTGCTGGACGAGATCAGCGAGGCGGCGGCGTCCGTGGAGGCCGTCAACACGGTGGTCTTCCACGAGGACGGGCGGAAAGTCGGCGACAACACCGACATCCCCGGCATGGTCGCGGCGCTGCGCGAGTGCGGGGTCGAGCAGGTCGAGTCCGCGGCGATCCTCGGCGCCGGCGCCACCGCGTCCTCCGCCCTCGCCGCGCTCTCCCGCGTCTGCTCCGGTGAGGTCGTCGCCTACGTCCGCAGCGAGGCACGGGCCGCCGAGATGAGGCAGTGGGGGGAACGCCTCGACGTCGACGTCCGCACGGCCGACTGGAGCGACGCCGCCGAGGCGCTGCGGGCGCCGCTCGTCATCGCGACGACGCCGGCCGGGACGACGGACGCGCTGGCCCACGCCGTCCCGGAACGCCCGGCGACCCTCTTCGACGTCCTCTACGACCCCTGGCCCACCGAACTCGCCGCGCGCTGGTCGATGTACGGGGGCGCGGTCGTCAGCGGGCTCGACCTCCTCGTCCACCAGGCGGTCCTCCAGGTCGAGCAGATGACCGGCGTGCACCCCGCGCCGCTCACCGTCATGCGAAAAGCGGGCGAACACGCGCTCGCCGCCCGCTAG
- the alaS gene encoding alanine--tRNA ligase yields the protein MESAEIRRRWLSFYEERGHTVVPSASLIADDPTLLLVPAGMVPFKPYFLGEVKPPWARATSVQKCVRTPDIEEVGKTTRHGTFFQMCGNFSFGDYFKEGAIKYAWELLTSPQDKGGYGLDPERLWITVYLEDDEAERIWHEVVGVPKERIQRLGMKDNYWSMGVPGPCGPCSEINYDRGPEFGVEGGPAVNDERYVEIWNLVFMQYERGQGIGKDNFEILGELPSKNIDTGLGLERLAMILQGVQNMYEIDTSMAVIKKATELTGVAYGDAHDSDVSLRVVTDHMRTSVMLIGDGVTPGNEGRGYVLRRIMRRAIRNMRLLGATGPVVLDLVDTVIGMMGQQYPELVTDRERIEKVALAEENAFLKTLKAGTNILDTAVTETKQAGGTVLAGDKAFLLHDTWGFPIDLTLEMAAEQGLTVDEDGFRRLMKEQRERAKADAQAKKTGHAGAGAYREIADRTGETDFIGYTDTEGETTVVGILVDGVSSPAATEGDEVEIVLDRTPFYAEGGGQIGDTGRIRVDTGAVIEVRDCQKPVPGVYVHKGVVQVGEVTVGAKAHASIDARRRTAIARAHSATHLTHQALRDALGPTAAQAGSENQPGRFRFDFGSPSAVPTAVMTDVEQKINEVLSHDLDVRAEVMGIDEAKKQGAIAEFGEKYGERVRVVTIGDFSKELCGGTHVHNTSQLGLVKLLGESSIGSGVRRIEALVGVDAYSFLAREHTVVNQLTELLKGRPEELPEKVSTMLGKLKDAEKEIEKFRAEKVLQAAAGLAESAKDVRGVALVTGQVPDGTTPDDLRKLVLDVRGRIQGGRAAVVALFTVNNGKPLTVIATNEAARERGLKAGDLVRTAAKTLGGGGGGKPDVAQGGGQNPAAVGEAVDAVERLVGETAK from the coding sequence ATGGAGTCGGCTGAAATCCGCCGCCGCTGGCTGAGCTTCTACGAGGAGCGCGGGCACACCGTCGTGCCTTCGGCGTCGCTCATCGCGGACGACCCGACTCTGCTCCTCGTTCCGGCCGGCATGGTCCCCTTCAAGCCGTACTTCCTCGGTGAGGTCAAGCCGCCGTGGGCGCGCGCCACCAGCGTGCAGAAGTGCGTGCGCACCCCCGACATCGAAGAGGTCGGCAAGACCACCCGCCACGGCACGTTCTTCCAGATGTGCGGCAACTTCTCCTTCGGCGACTACTTCAAGGAAGGCGCCATCAAGTACGCCTGGGAGCTGCTGACCAGCCCCCAGGACAAGGGCGGTTACGGCCTCGACCCCGAGCGTCTGTGGATCACCGTCTACCTGGAGGACGACGAGGCCGAGCGCATCTGGCACGAGGTCGTCGGCGTGCCGAAGGAGCGCATCCAGCGCCTGGGCATGAAGGACAACTACTGGTCGATGGGCGTCCCCGGACCCTGCGGCCCGTGTTCCGAGATCAACTACGACCGCGGCCCGGAGTTCGGCGTCGAGGGCGGCCCGGCCGTCAACGACGAGCGGTACGTCGAGATCTGGAACCTCGTCTTCATGCAGTACGAGCGCGGCCAGGGCATCGGCAAGGACAACTTCGAGATCCTGGGCGAACTCCCCAGCAAGAACATCGACACCGGCCTCGGCCTGGAACGCCTCGCCATGATTCTGCAGGGCGTGCAGAACATGTACGAGATCGACACCTCCATGGCCGTCATCAAGAAGGCGACCGAGCTGACCGGCGTGGCCTACGGCGACGCCCACGACTCGGACGTCTCCCTGCGCGTGGTCACCGACCACATGCGGACGTCCGTGATGCTGATCGGCGACGGCGTGACCCCCGGCAACGAGGGGCGCGGCTACGTCCTGCGCCGGATCATGCGCCGCGCCATCCGCAACATGCGCCTCCTCGGTGCCACCGGCCCGGTCGTCCTGGACCTCGTCGACACCGTGATCGGCATGATGGGCCAGCAGTACCCGGAGCTGGTCACCGACCGCGAGCGGATCGAGAAGGTCGCCCTCGCCGAGGAGAACGCCTTCCTCAAGACGCTGAAGGCCGGCACGAACATCCTCGACACGGCCGTCACCGAGACCAAGCAGGCCGGCGGCACCGTCCTCGCCGGCGACAAGGCGTTCCTGCTCCACGACACCTGGGGCTTCCCGATCGACCTCACCCTGGAGATGGCCGCCGAACAGGGCCTGACCGTGGACGAGGACGGCTTCCGGCGCCTGATGAAGGAGCAGCGGGAGCGCGCCAAGGCCGACGCCCAGGCCAAGAAGACCGGCCACGCTGGCGCCGGCGCCTACCGGGAGATCGCCGACCGGACCGGTGAGACCGACTTCATCGGCTACACCGACACCGAGGGCGAGACCACGGTCGTCGGCATCCTCGTCGACGGCGTCTCCTCGCCGGCCGCCACCGAGGGCGACGAGGTCGAGATCGTCCTCGACCGCACCCCCTTCTACGCCGAGGGCGGTGGCCAGATCGGCGACACCGGGCGGATCCGCGTCGACACGGGTGCCGTGATCGAGGTCCGCGACTGCCAGAAGCCGGTGCCGGGCGTGTACGTCCACAAGGGCGTCGTCCAGGTCGGCGAGGTGACCGTCGGGGCCAAGGCCCACGCCTCGATCGACGCCCGCCGTCGCACGGCGATCGCCCGCGCCCACTCGGCCACCCACCTCACGCACCAGGCCCTGCGCGACGCGCTCGGCCCGACGGCCGCCCAGGCCGGTTCCGAGAACCAGCCGGGCCGCTTCCGCTTCGACTTCGGCTCGCCGTCCGCCGTCCCGACGGCCGTGATGACCGACGTCGAGCAGAAGATCAACGAGGTGCTGTCCCACGACCTCGACGTGCGCGCCGAGGTCATGGGCATCGACGAGGCCAAGAAGCAGGGCGCCATCGCCGAGTTCGGCGAGAAGTACGGCGAGCGGGTGCGCGTCGTGACCATCGGCGACTTCTCGAAGGAGCTGTGCGGCGGCACGCACGTCCACAACACCTCGCAGCTCGGCCTGGTCAAGCTGCTCGGCGAGTCGTCGATCGGCTCGGGCGTGCGCCGGATCGAGGCCCTGGTCGGCGTCGACGCCTACAGCTTCCTGGCCCGTGAGCACACGGTCGTCAACCAGCTCACCGAGCTGCTGAAGGGGCGTCCGGAGGAACTGCCGGAGAAGGTCTCGACGATGCTCGGCAAGCTGAAGGACGCCGAGAAGGAGATCGAGAAGTTCCGCGCGGAGAAGGTCCTCCAGGCCGCCGCCGGGCTCGCCGAGTCCGCCAAGGACGTCCGTGGCGTCGCCCTGGTCACCGGCCAGGTCCCGGACGGCACGACGCCGGACGACCTGCGCAAGCTGGTCCTCGACGTGCGCGGGCGCATCCAGGGCGGGCGCGCCGCCGTCGTCGCCCTGTTCACCGTCAACAACGGCAAGCCGCTCACCGTGATCGCCACCAACGAGGCCGCCCGCGAGCGCGGGCTGAAGGCCGGTGACCTGGTGCGGACGGCCGCCAAGACGCTCGGCGGCGGTGGCGGCGGCAAGCCGGACGTCGCCCAGGGCGGCGGCCAGAACCCGGCCGCGGTCGGCGAGGCCGTGGACGCGGTCGAGCGCCTGGTCGGGGAGACGGCGAAGTAA
- a CDS encoding shikimate kinase: MSGPLVVLVGPMGVGKSTVGQLLAAHLGVPYRDTDDDIVAAQGRTIADIFVEEGEAAFRAIEKAAVETALAGHEGVLALGGGSILDAGTRALLAGRRVVYLSMDVEEAVKRTGLNTARPLLAVNPRKQWRELMESRRALYESVATTVVATDNRTPEEVARVALDSLELKDV, translated from the coding sequence ATGAGCGGACCGCTGGTCGTCCTGGTCGGCCCGATGGGCGTCGGCAAGTCGACCGTCGGACAGCTCCTGGCCGCCCACCTGGGCGTGCCGTACCGGGACACCGACGACGACATCGTCGCCGCCCAGGGCCGGACCATCGCCGACATCTTCGTCGAGGAGGGCGAGGCCGCCTTCCGCGCGATCGAGAAGGCGGCCGTCGAGACCGCGCTCGCCGGGCACGAGGGCGTCCTCGCGCTCGGCGGCGGCTCGATCCTGGACGCCGGCACCCGCGCGCTGCTCGCCGGGCGCCGGGTCGTGTACCTGTCGATGGACGTCGAGGAGGCCGTCAAGCGCACCGGCCTCAACACCGCCCGCCCCCTCCTCGCGGTCAACCCCCGCAAGCAGTGGCGCGAGTTGATGGAGTCCCGGCGCGCGCTGTACGAGTCCGTTGCGACGACCGTCGTCGCGACCGACAATCGGACGCCGGAAGAAGTCGCCCGAGTCGCCCTGGATTCACTGGAGTTGAAGGACGTATGA
- a CDS encoding DUF948 domain-containing protein, whose amino-acid sequence MSGGEVAGIIVAVFWAILVSFLAVALVRLAQTLRATTKLVADVTDQAVPLLADASTAVRSAQTQIERVDAIASDVQEVTSNASALSTTVASTFGGPLVKVAAFGYGVRRALGGRKEDDPRRTVIVGRTVSRREKRARGKRD is encoded by the coding sequence GTGTCCGGAGGAGAGGTAGCCGGGATCATCGTGGCCGTCTTCTGGGCGATCCTGGTCTCCTTCCTCGCCGTCGCGCTGGTGAGGCTGGCCCAGACGCTCAGGGCGACCACGAAGCTCGTGGCGGACGTGACCGACCAGGCCGTCCCGCTGCTCGCGGACGCCTCAACGGCCGTGCGTTCCGCGCAGACGCAGATCGAGCGGGTCGACGCGATCGCGTCGGACGTCCAGGAGGTCACCTCCAACGCCTCCGCGCTGTCGACGACGGTCGCCTCGACGTTCGGCGGCCCCCTGGTGAAGGTGGCCGCGTTCGGGTACGGCGTACGCCGCGCGCTCGGCGGCCGTAAAGAGGACGACCCCCGCCGTACCGTGATCGTGGGCCGGACGGTCTCCCGGCGGGAGAAGCGCGCCCGTGGGAAGAGGGACTGA
- the rpsD gene encoding 30S ribosomal protein S4, whose translation MANQSRPKVKKSRALGIALTPKAVKYFEARPYPPGEHGRGRKQNSDYKVRLLEKQRLRAQYDISERQLVRAYERASKVQGKTGEALIVELERRLDALVLRSGIARTIYQARQMVVHGHIEVNGQKTDKPSFRVRPDDVVQVRERSKEKTLFTIAREGGFAADGETPRYLQVNLKALAFRLDREPNRKEVPVICDEQLVVEYYAR comes from the coding sequence GTGGCGAACCAGTCCCGCCCCAAGGTCAAGAAGTCGCGTGCCCTCGGCATCGCGCTGACGCCGAAGGCCGTCAAGTACTTCGAGGCCCGCCCCTACCCGCCGGGCGAGCACGGCCGTGGCCGCAAGCAGAACTCGGACTACAAGGTCCGTCTGCTCGAGAAGCAGCGGCTGCGCGCGCAGTACGACATCTCCGAGCGTCAGCTCGTCCGCGCCTACGAGCGCGCCTCCAAGGTCCAGGGCAAGACCGGTGAGGCCCTGATCGTGGAGCTGGAGCGCCGTCTCGACGCCCTGGTCCTGCGTTCGGGCATCGCCCGCACGATCTACCAGGCCCGCCAGATGGTCGTCCACGGCCACATCGAGGTCAACGGTCAGAAGACCGACAAGCCCTCGTTCCGTGTCCGTCCCGACGACGTCGTCCAGGTGCGCGAGCGCTCCAAGGAGAAGACGCTCTTCACGATCGCCCGTGAGGGTGGCTTCGCCGCGGACGGCGAGACCCCGCGCTACCTCCAGGTGAACCTCAAGGCCCTGGCGTTCCGCCTGGACCGCGAGCCGAACCGCAAGGAAGTTCCGGTCATCTGCGACGAGCAGCTGGTCGTCGAGTACTACGCCCGCTGA
- the ruvX gene encoding Holliday junction resolvase RuvX, producing the protein MRRGRRLAIDVGDARIGVASCDPDGILATPVETVPGRDVPAAQRRLRQLVEEYEPIEIVVGLPRSLKGGEGPAAVKVRGFAEALAKAVDPIPVRLVDERMTTVTASQGLRASGVKSKKGRSVIDQAAAVIILQQALESERVSGKAPGEGV; encoded by the coding sequence ATGCGACGTGGACGTCGGCTCGCGATCGACGTCGGGGACGCCCGGATCGGGGTCGCCTCGTGCGACCCCGACGGGATCCTCGCGACCCCGGTCGAGACCGTTCCCGGCAGGGACGTGCCCGCGGCACAGCGCCGGCTCAGGCAGCTCGTCGAGGAGTACGAGCCGATCGAGATCGTGGTCGGGCTCCCGCGTTCCCTCAAGGGGGGCGAGGGCCCGGCGGCGGTGAAGGTGCGGGGCTTCGCCGAGGCGTTGGCCAAGGCGGTAGACCCGATTCCGGTTCGGCTCGTGGACGAACGGATGACGACCGTGACGGCGAGTCAGGGGCTGCGCGCCTCGGGCGTGAAGTCGAAGAAGGGACGCTCCGTCATCGACCAGGCCGCCGCTGTGATCATCCTTCAGCAGGCCCTGGAATCCGAACGGGTGTCAGGGAAAGCACCCGGAGAGGGCGTCTAA